TGCTGATACGTTACCACATACTGTAAAACTACAGCCTGTGGGTTTTTGTATATTCTTTTGGTAATTTTATTCTGTACATTGAGTGTAAATAATATATTGCTTCATTGCTATGCAGTGTAAAGCAATGCTCCTGTAATTCAGTTAAAGGGcaatactgtaaaaaaataatctacCATAGTTTATGGTTTATTTCTGATTTCTGATAGAAATGTGCACCTTGACGATAGAATAAGCTGATTGTGATTTAAAGATTGCATTCATGATTAAGATGCACTGTATAGACTATAGTTAGAAATTAGAATTAatgttttgtgcttgttttgttatagcacttacattatttacatatggccatGTATATCATTAGAGTGTGAACTGAATTAGTAATAGTCCTGTTGTTTACAggctaggtttttttttatgggatCGTGAGACCTGGATCTCTTCCTGACGAGGAAGATGGCGAGCCTTTCCCtttgaaccgaaccgaaccacAGCCATTCTGAGTTGGCCCAGAAGGGCAGGTTGCTCTTCTCTCACGAACAATTGCAACAGTGCGGTAGGACGAAATCGCACCAATCACAAACTTTTGACCTGTTGGATTTGACTTGACTGAACACTGACTATTAAGCCGGCAAGACTGAcatatctgagctcagataggattctgactgttattattattgctgtcactgtattttattttatgttttcattcctGTTCATAAAATGCTGTTAAATTGTTGCTAAATAGTTTAATACAATTCATAGCAACTTTACCTGTGGCTCCAGTCATTCTTCTCCACGCAACTCCCTTTATCCCTCCTGCGAATCTAGCTATTGGCCCATTCTCTCCATCTTACTTTAATTTCCCCTACCCTATCCTGTACTTGGTTACAGAaagtggcgagccagccaggagggTTTGCAGAGTTGTTAGTCCACCCaaaatttaataaaacgatTAAGAGTGCCTGGAGCTTCACAGTGACTTGTATTTTTTTCTACTGGTACTTTTACGTGTCCTAACCATGGAAGTTGTGAAAACAGAGAATGTTAAAGTTCAAAATGCTGTCTTGGTCAGTGGTTTAACTAACACAGACATtgataaagaaataattgaaTTCTTAGAAGCTTTCGGTCCTGTCAGTAGGCAGATTAAGCTACCAACTGGTGGTCAGATTATTGTGGAATTTCAACATGAGGCTACTGCTAAAGAACTAGAGAAAAGATATTTGCCTTATGACAGACCTTGCACTGTGAAACCTGAAGTTGTCTATCACGTTCGAGACCTAGCCAGTGCGTATAGCATTGAAACCAGCGCATCAGCTACTGTAACTTACCTGTCACAGCTTAAAGATGTGGCAGCACGAAGCAACCGATCGTTTAAAGACCTTTTGATGGATGAACTAGCTAAAATTGGGGAGTCATTGGGAGGGGATGTCCACACAGTTGAGCCTTCCACTGAACAAGAGCCAGTGCCCCACAGTGATGAGGCCCTACCTTCTTCTCCTTTAACACCCAATAGCAACCATGTAAGTGCCTTGAATACTCACCCACCGGCAGAGGCTGAGAAACAAACCCCTCAGATTCCCACCAACCTTTTAAGCACACCTGAAGTGCAGCGGGTTATTGTAGAGCACATTGTTAAAAGCAGTGAAGTCATTCCCCCACCAAACTCGCAATACAGACTGAAACCTTTTTCAGGGAGAGTTCCACATCCTCCTTTCGAAACTGACTATGACACTTGGCGCAGCAGCGTAGAGTTTTGCTTGACTGATCCTTCGCTCACCGAAACTCAAGTTGTGCGAAAGATTGTTGAAAGTCTTTCACCCCCTGCAGCGGACCTGGTGAAAGCTTTTGGTCCAAAAGCAAACCCCAAAACTTACCTTGAACATCTTGATTCTGCCTATGCAACTGTAGAGGACGGCGACGAACTCTTTGCTCGCTTCTTAAACACCAATCAGAATGGAGGTGAAAAACCCTCACATTACCTGCAAAGGTTGCACACAGTGCTAAACCTAGTCATAAAAAGAGACGGAATTGCTTCTAgtgacatcaataaacagcTCCTGAGACAGTTTTGTAGAGGGTGTTGGGACAGCTCATTGATTGCAAACC
This window of the Maylandia zebra isolate NMK-2024a linkage group LG16, Mzebra_GT3a, whole genome shotgun sequence genome carries:
- the LOC143412914 gene encoding paraneoplastic antigen Ma3 homolog, producing MEVVKTENVKVQNAVLVSGLTNTDIDKEIIEFLEAFGPVSRQIKLPTGGQIIVEFQHEATAKELEKRYLPYDRPCTVKPEVVYHVRDLASAYSIETSASATVTYLSQLKDVAARSNRSFKDLLMDELAKIGESLGGDVHTVEPSTEQEPVPHSDEALPSSPLTPNSNHVSALNTHPPAEAEKQTPQIPTNLLSTPEVQRVIVEHIVKSSEVIPPPNSQYRLKPFSGRVPHPPFETDYDTWRSSVEFCLTDPSLTETQVVRKIVESLSPPAADLVKAFGPKANPKTYLEHLDSAYATVEDGDELFARFLNTNQNGGEKPSHYLQRLHTVLNLVIKRDGIASSDINKQLLRQFCRGCWDSSLIANLQLEQKKDDPPHFAELLLHLRTEEDKQASKATRMKQHLGIQKTRVYSNVQTTRSQGRNDYEHEMDSNSSDLQKQIADLRSQIAQLRADKTEKRSQKLQKEAKRNPSTKTQNKPGQIPQIAAVSAKPKPGYCFKCGEDGHIASSCSNDPNPALVAAKRNALRQKQREWEISRPVDESFNLN